In Palaemon carinicauda isolate YSFRI2023 chromosome 18, ASM3689809v2, whole genome shotgun sequence, a genomic segment contains:
- the LOC137657165 gene encoding collagen alpha-3(IX) chain-like, with protein sequence MAKVFVAFVAGLVLFFVTSPSFARRRGRPSSASGPKSTEPSAWHNVTSNNTDTLDEFDQLDSLLFELQPFGVKDSQKRQGTLPEIAQCFPQVCPYVPPPQPCPIPPFPQPVPPPPTPPPVVPCPVLPPIPCPECGTVTCPPGPTGPPGLPGPPCLGQPGLPGPPGRSIPGPPGPRGPPCYCESGGGGGECCPDQDNMIQTIINLVISGGGGGCCDQDCPESVPEECPWDISILISKYLLVRKRIDLIGKLDTRVDVLVSAIYRMRVAIERAYDMVGPPGSPGEEGDPGVKGDKGPSGEPGQCPQSTCYVGPMGPPGPVGPPGEQGPKGECCYGERGVRGSKGPVGEGRNGIPGPPGIRGDSGDPGRAVWGGLEEIEGSLAFGISTSG encoded by the exons ATGGCGAAGGTGTTCGTTGCATTTGTAGCAGGTTTGGTGCTGTTTTTTGTGACATCTCCTTCCTTTGCCCGACGTAGAGGAAGGCCTTCTAGTGCCTCGGGTCCTAAAAGTACAGAACCTTCTGCTTGGCATAACG TTACAAGTAATAACACGGATACCCTGGATGAGTTCGACCAACTAGACAGCCTATTATTTGAGCTCCAGCCATTTGGGGTTAAGGACAGCCAAAAGCGCCAAGGAACTCTACCTGAGATCGCACAGTGCTTCCCTCAGGTGTGCCCATACGTGCCCCCTCCACAACCATGCCCTATACCACCCTTTCCTCAACCAGTGCCTCCACCACCCACACCCCCTCCAGTTGTTCCATGCCCAGTTCTCCCTCCAATACCTTGCCCGGAATGTGGCACCGTCACCTGTCCTCCTGGTCCTACAGGACCTCCTGGATTACCTGGCCCTCCGTGCTTGGGGCAACCTGGTCTCCCAGGTCCACCTGGGAGAAGTATTCCTGGTCCTCCGGGTCCCCGGGGCCCTCCATGTTACTGTGAATCAGGAGGCGGAGGAGGCGAATGCTGTCCAGATCAAGATAATATGATCCAGACAATTATCAATCTCGTCATCAGCGGTGGAGGTGGTGGATGCTGCGATCAGGATTGCCCA GAATCCGTTCCGGAAGAATGCCCTTGGGACATCTCAATCTTGATTTCAAAGTATCTGCTCGTGAGGAAAAGAATTGATCTTATTGGAAAACTGGACACCAGAGTTGATGTGCTTGTTTCAGCAATATATCGAATGAGAGTTGCGATTGAAAGAG CATACGACATGGTAGGCCCACCTGGCAGTCCAGGCGAAGAAGGTGACCCAGGTGTTAAGGGTGACAAGGGTCCATCCGGGGAACCGGGTCAGTGCCCTCAAAGTACCTGCTATGTCGGACCAATGGGTCCACCTGGTCCAGTTGGTCCCCCTGGTGAACAAGGTCCCAAAGGAGAGTGCTGTTACGGCGAAAGGGGAGTTAGAGGGTCCAAAGGACCTGtaggggaaggaagaaatggaATTCCAGGGCCACCGGGTATCCGGGGGGATTCTGGGGACCCTGGAAGAGCAGTCTGGGGTGGCCTGGAAGAGATTGAAGGGTCTTTGGCTTTTGGAATAAGCACTTCTGGTTAG